A single window of Anopheles moucheti chromosome 2, idAnoMoucSN_F20_07, whole genome shotgun sequence DNA harbors:
- the LOC128304781 gene encoding galactokinase-like isoform X1 has product MNPEEDIEMLSRVISFDEVVKTSIDTFRSTFGAEPDLAAYAPGRVNLIGEHIDYNDGFVLPMALQLGTVIVGRRNGTDTTCDVVTCSDSITEGTKRAQFDSSTIAKGSPKWLNYVKGVMFHFRQPVPGFNAVIHTNVPVGSGLSSSAALEVATLTFLEQLTGKAIASAAEGAKMCQRAEHTFANVPCGIMDQLIAIGGRADHALLIDCRNLDTEPIPFDAPELAILICNSNVKHELSSSEYPVRRKQCQEALELMGLGSYRDATLEHLKALENANEVLVRRARHVITEIQRTKSATEALKAKNFVKMGQLMTESHKSLSEDFDVSCYELDLLVEATIATRGVLGSRMTGGGFGGCTVTLVERAALADVVKEMDTIYSRKTGGKYRARFYLAQPGNGARSLELSEYLR; this is encoded by the exons AT GAATCCGGAAGAGGACATCGAGATGCTGTCGAGAGTAATTAGTTTTGATGAGGTTGTTAAAACATCAATCGACACATTCCGCAGCACGTTTGGTGCCGAGCCGGACCTTGCCGCCTATGCCCCCGGCCGCGTCAACCTGATCGGTGAACATATCGACTATAATGACggtttcgtccttccgatg GCACTCCAGCTGGGAACGGTGATCGTTGGACGGCGCAACGGAACGGACACGACCTGCGACGTGGTTACCTGTTCCGACAGCATCACGGAGGGTACGAAGCGCGCCCAATTCGACAGCAGCACCATCGCGAAAGGATCGCCCAA GTGGCTTAACTACGTCAAAGGTGTGATGTTTCATTTCCGCCAGCCAGTGCCCGGCTTCAACGCGGTCATCCATACGAACGTTCCCGTGGGCAGTGGTCTGTCCAGCTCGGCTGCCCTAGAGGTGGCCACGTTAACCTTTCTGGAACAGCTCACCGGGAAAGCGATTGCAAG TGCGGCCGAAGGTGCCAAGATGTGTCAGCGCGCGGAGCATACGTTCGCGAATGTACCCTGCGGAATCATGGATCAGCTGATTGCGATCGGAGGCCGTGCGGATCATGCACTCTTGATCGATTGCCG CAACCTGGACACGGAACCGATTCCCTTCGATGCGCCCGAGCTAGCGATTCTCATCTGCAACTCTAATGTGAAGCACGAACTGTCCTCGAGCGAGTACCCTGTAAGGCGGAAGCAGTGCCAGGAAGCGCTGGAGCTGATGGGGCTAGGAAGCTACAGGGATGCAACGCTCGAACATCTGAAGG CGCTCGAGAACGCAAACGAAGTGTTGGTGCGCCGAGCCCGGCACGTCATTACGGAAATTCAGCGCACCAAATCGGCCACCGAAGCGCTCAAGGCGAAGAACTTCGTTAAG ATGGGCCAGCTGATGACGGAATCGCACAAATCGCTTAGCGAAGACTTCGACGTGTCCTGCTACGAGTTGGATCTGCTCGTCGAGGCCACGATTGCGACACGCGGCGTGCTCGGATCGCGCATGACCGGCGGCGGTTTCGGCGGCTGTACCGTCACGCTGGTGGAACGTGCTGCCCTGGCCGACGTGGTCAAGGAGATGGACACGATCTATTCGCGCAAAACGGGCGGCAAGTATCGGGCCCGCTTTTATTTAGCCCAACCCGGCAACGGTGCGCGATCGCTCGAGCTGAGCGAGTATCTGCGATAA